A window from Electrophorus electricus isolate fEleEle1 chromosome 7, fEleEle1.pri, whole genome shotgun sequence encodes these proteins:
- the LOC118241681 gene encoding uncharacterized protein LOC118241681 isoform X3 — protein sequence MQDKLSKYEFKEVGSSFQLDMPKNVHFAKLTWMFNSKFMLKCNSGEVVHFPAYNGRVEFNNTTFSLTLKNLTKNDAGTYTVKGDDEEGENIIVVHTLTVLDPVVAPKLDFLPQQNKGTCNVTCESQGLSVSTSCYNEICEAKNKTSSDLNLSLHGNGTTVSCTVRIKAISKHTTQNVTFCFHKGKSNNSSANARHSGQSCAVVVFTVLLILVTVS from the exons ATGCAGGACAAAT TGTCCAAATATGAGTTTAAGGAGGTTGGAAGTTCATTTCAACTGGATATGccaaaaaatgtacattttgcaaAGCTTACATGGATGTTTAATTCCAAATTTATGTTGAAATGTAATTCTGGGGAAGTGGTGCACTTTCCTGCTTATAATGGCAGAGTGGAGTTTAATAACACCACCTTCAGTCTGACACTGAAGAACTTAACTAAGAATGATGCTGGCACGTATACAGTAAAAGGAGATGATGAAGAGGGGGAAAACATTATTgttgtgcacacactcactgtgttgG ATCCTGTAGTGGCTCCGAAGCTTGATTTTCTTCCTCAGCAAAACAAAGGCACCTGTAATGTGACCTGTGAAAGTCAGGGTCTCTCGGTCTCCACTAGCTGTTATAATGAAATCTGCGAGGCGAAAAATAAGACGTCATCAGACCTCAACCTTTCCCTGCATGGAAATGGCACAACTGTCAGCTGTACTGTCCGCATCAAAGCCATCTCAAAGCACACTACTCAGAACGTTACCTTCTGTTTTCATAAAG GGAAGAGCAACAACTCCAGTGCAAATGCCAGACATTCTGGACAAAGCTGTGCAGTGGTAGTATTCACTGTATTGCTCATCTTGGTTACTGTGTCATGA
- the LOC118241681 gene encoding uncharacterized protein LOC118241681 isoform X1 — translation MAIVAKLIFILCSLASITVSKYEFKEVGSSFQLDMPKNVHFAKLTWMFNSKFMLKCNSGEVVHFPAYNGRVEFNNTTFSLTLKNLTKNDAGTYTVKGDDEEGENIIVVHTLTVLDPVVAPKLDFLPQQNKGTCNVTCESQGLSVSTSCYNEICEAKNKTSSDLNLSLHGNGTTVSCTVRIKAISKHTTQNVTFCFHKGKSNNSSANARHSGQSCAVVVFTVLLILVTVS, via the exons ATGGCGATTGTAGCAAAGCTGATTTTCATTCTCTGCAGTTTGGCCTCAATAACAG TGTCCAAATATGAGTTTAAGGAGGTTGGAAGTTCATTTCAACTGGATATGccaaaaaatgtacattttgcaaAGCTTACATGGATGTTTAATTCCAAATTTATGTTGAAATGTAATTCTGGGGAAGTGGTGCACTTTCCTGCTTATAATGGCAGAGTGGAGTTTAATAACACCACCTTCAGTCTGACACTGAAGAACTTAACTAAGAATGATGCTGGCACGTATACAGTAAAAGGAGATGATGAAGAGGGGGAAAACATTATTgttgtgcacacactcactgtgttgG ATCCTGTAGTGGCTCCGAAGCTTGATTTTCTTCCTCAGCAAAACAAAGGCACCTGTAATGTGACCTGTGAAAGTCAGGGTCTCTCGGTCTCCACTAGCTGTTATAATGAAATCTGCGAGGCGAAAAATAAGACGTCATCAGACCTCAACCTTTCCCTGCATGGAAATGGCACAACTGTCAGCTGTACTGTCCGCATCAAAGCCATCTCAAAGCACACTACTCAGAACGTTACCTTCTGTTTTCATAAAG GGAAGAGCAACAACTCCAGTGCAAATGCCAGACATTCTGGACAAAGCTGTGCAGTGGTAGTATTCACTGTATTGCTCATCTTGGTTACTGTGTCATGA
- the LOC118241681 gene encoding uncharacterized protein LOC118241681 isoform X2: MPVGRGRHSSAGMNMVPVSKYEFKEVGSSFQLDMPKNVHFAKLTWMFNSKFMLKCNSGEVVHFPAYNGRVEFNNTTFSLTLKNLTKNDAGTYTVKGDDEEGENIIVVHTLTVLDPVVAPKLDFLPQQNKGTCNVTCESQGLSVSTSCYNEICEAKNKTSSDLNLSLHGNGTTVSCTVRIKAISKHTTQNVTFCFHKGKSNNSSANARHSGQSCAVVVFTVLLILVTVS, encoded by the exons ATGCCGGTGGGAAGAGGTAGGCATAGCAGTGCTGGAATGAACATGGTTCCTG TGTCCAAATATGAGTTTAAGGAGGTTGGAAGTTCATTTCAACTGGATATGccaaaaaatgtacattttgcaaAGCTTACATGGATGTTTAATTCCAAATTTATGTTGAAATGTAATTCTGGGGAAGTGGTGCACTTTCCTGCTTATAATGGCAGAGTGGAGTTTAATAACACCACCTTCAGTCTGACACTGAAGAACTTAACTAAGAATGATGCTGGCACGTATACAGTAAAAGGAGATGATGAAGAGGGGGAAAACATTATTgttgtgcacacactcactgtgttgG ATCCTGTAGTGGCTCCGAAGCTTGATTTTCTTCCTCAGCAAAACAAAGGCACCTGTAATGTGACCTGTGAAAGTCAGGGTCTCTCGGTCTCCACTAGCTGTTATAATGAAATCTGCGAGGCGAAAAATAAGACGTCATCAGACCTCAACCTTTCCCTGCATGGAAATGGCACAACTGTCAGCTGTACTGTCCGCATCAAAGCCATCTCAAAGCACACTACTCAGAACGTTACCTTCTGTTTTCATAAAG GGAAGAGCAACAACTCCAGTGCAAATGCCAGACATTCTGGACAAAGCTGTGCAGTGGTAGTATTCACTGTATTGCTCATCTTGGTTACTGTGTCATGA